The following DNA comes from Elusimicrobiota bacterium.
GGGCGAACGGCCGTTCGTTTGACAGGCCCGCCGCTAATTGATATTTTCTGACGCTCGGCGCTAATCTTTTCTCAAAACTGACACAGGTAAGAAACGACAAAAATGAGCGAAACGAATCCGGCTCCCGACTCGACTCCCAAGGCGCCCGCCTCGCCCGCCGCGCCCGTCGCCGCGGCCCCCGCCGCGCCCGTCAAGCCCGCTAAGCCGATCTCCCGCGGGGACTTCCTCTGGGCCGGCTGGAGCATGCTCGCCGCCTTCTTCGCCGCCTCCGCGGCCGCCGGCGCGCGCTTCATGTTCCCGAACGTGATCTACGAGCCGTCGCAGAAGTTCAACGCCGGCCAGGCGTCGGGCTACGACCTCGGCGTCTCGACGAAGTGGCTCAACGAGCAGCGCGTCTGGATCGTGCGCACGCCGTCGGGCTTCTACGCGATGTGGGCGCGCTGCACCCACCTCGGCTGCACGCCGAACTGGTGGGGCGACCAGAACCGCTTCAAGTGCCCGTGCCACGGCTCCAACTACACCCTCGACGGCGACGTGATCGCCGGCCCCGCGCCGATGCCGCTGTGGCGCACGAAGGTGGAGCTGGCCCCGACCGGCGACCTGATCGTGGACAAGGCCGTCTTGGAGAACAAGCCCGGCAAGCGCGAGAACGCGCCCTACTTCGCGAACTACGCGTCCGCCTGAGGATAAACGATCACCATGCCCACGCTCGACATCGAGAAGATCAAGAAAGAGGTCATCGACTCCCAGCTCTGGCGGTCCGTGTTCCGCGGCGGCGTCTGGAAGGACACCCCTCGCGACCGCGCCGGCCACATCATCGGCAACGTCTGGCTGCACCTCCACCCCGTCAAGGTCCGGCCCCGCGCGCTCGAGTGGCTGTACACCTGGGGCATGGGCGGCATCTCCTTCGCGCTCTACCTGATCCTGACGCTCACCGGCGTGGCGCTGATGTTCTACTACCGCCCGACGATCGGCCTGGCCTACCGCGACATCAAGGACCTCGAGTTCGCGGTCACGCTCGGCATGTTCCTGCGCAACGCCCACCGCTGGGCCGCCCAGGCGATGGTCGTCGCCGTCATCGCGCACATGGTGCGCGTGTTCCTGACCGGCGCGTATAAGAAGCCCCGCGAGTTCAACTGGGGCATCGGCGTTCTGCTGCT
Coding sequences within:
- a CDS encoding ubiquinol-cytochrome c reductase iron-sulfur subunit — encoded protein: MSETNPAPDSTPKAPASPAAPVAAAPAAPVKPAKPISRGDFLWAGWSMLAAFFAASAAAGARFMFPNVIYEPSQKFNAGQASGYDLGVSTKWLNEQRVWIVRTPSGFYAMWARCTHLGCTPNWWGDQNRFKCPCHGSNYTLDGDVIAGPAPMPLWRTKVELAPTGDLIVDKAVLENKPGKRENAPYFANYASA